aattttatccattaaatattataaaaaaaattaaaatattcttaataaggagaaactaattaatagattttttaataatttgaaggactaactaatatttttttttaaattatagagactaaatagaaaaatatttagtgataaattaatagaaaaattaattagtagacattttaaaatattaaaaatattttaatatattttttaaatttaagagattaaataatgaatcttttcatattataaaaattaaataatatttttttattttattattgataaaaatatttttaaattatatttattttatttttttactaaataaaaattatttagttaacaACAATGTTTTAATGAAAACTTTTAgatttgatgaaattaaattttaaaaataaaaatattgaattttaaaaataaaaaataaattcgttaattatattatattttagacactaaaaaatatattttagaagataaatttttaatttcttaaaaatacatttaaaaatttattttattttcaaaattttttaatatattttattttttataataataattctaatttttttttatccaataaAGCATATTGAGAATATAAAGTTGAGTATATTCTTTATCCCAATAGAGCATGTAGAGATGCATGCAACtactttaattttagataatgaGTCGACACGTTGTCCAATTAAAAtcttgattattattatttttttcaatcaatGTATAAATGCGTATATGTACATTTTGCCATCATCTTCCAAGAAAAAAAGAGAGCCCGTGATAGAGCTTAATCATTGATGAATAATTGGGCCCATGCTTTTACTACTACACTTTAAGATCTATGTCGAAAATGATTAAGTTTAGaaatgataattaattaattactttaattttattttttattttccattttccTCCTTCTCTTTCCCAACAAATAAACAGTGGATTAAAAGAATTTTCTCTCTCTAACCTAGAGAGGGAGAGGGATTCAGAAAAGTTGTCTGAGGTTGGGATTTGTAGCCCCCATCAAATCAACACAACACTGCCCACTAGAGTGGAAaagaaagattaaaaaaaaaaaaaaaaagaaaagcagaTTTGAATTGATTCCATGTTGATGGATGATTGGATTGGTTCTCATGTACTTTCTTCTTAGACTCAAAGTTGATCACTGCGTTGCGTCTGTTTTTTCATTTTGAAAGTTCTTGCAAGCTTCCGCGTGAGTTGTGACAGACTTAGAGACGCAGAGATTTCAAAGTAGTGGCGTTAATCATCGATTCAGTGTTTAATTAAAGTTTCTAAAAAGTTGGAGAAGTTCCTTTTTGACCATAACTATACATGGATGAACAATCATgtccttaaaaaatatttatttttaaaagagagaaagttattttaattaaaaggcttaatcttttatttgattaagaaaatattttatatttattatttttttaaatgttgaaAAATATagacaatatttttataaaataaatagttttacGTCCAAAAATACTtctcaaattataaaataaataagattttattttttaaaatatatttttaataaaataaatagaattttacATCCAAAAATGCTTCTCGGATCATTCTTCACAGCAGTGGGagcatatattatttatttatttagatgcTCTTCTCCTCTTTACTCTTCTTCTCCTATTGCTTTccattattaagaaaataacaacaaaaataatttttttaataatttttcaaaaaaatttttataaaatcataaaaaaaatatttttttaaaataataaaattttaaattaaaaagaattaaatattttcattctatataaaaaaatgattagaaaaaattaattaaattaatttttttaaattttaaattccaaaattaaataattttaaataccaTAGAAATCattattaactttaaatttgAGGAATTTGAGTatatatacaaaaattaaatcaatctgaATCTGCGAAATTTGTTTTCTCTGTCAATGGAATCAACTTGATTCAAAGAATGATACAAAAGTAGATGATTTTGAAATCAATATATACTTATAAAGcaagcttttccttttttttttttttttaaatatatattcttcATGCAAAAAAAAGTGAGATATGTTTTATAATTGACATGTGGcattttctatgaaaataataatcccattatttaatgaaaaatatgtaCTAATTAATAGtatagtttaatatttatttttttgtaaattttaaaatcataatataatttttaataaactttttaattgattattttgaacACAAATTTATTTCATGTTAAAATTTTgacaaattataaatttatcaaattaaattagttttccttgctttttatgaaatttaattatttttatcaacaAATTCCTTAGTGAAATTACCTTTTGAAaatagtaatatattattagttacaaaataaattatttaaaataatatattattaattaagaaaaatgactttttaaaaaatacaaaaagtaatttttactctttaaaattttttattaataccattatatataaacttattaatatattttattttttaaattaaaaataaattatttagttaaaaaatCTTTTATACACAAAATATTTCGGTCGATTTTCCATAAAATAAACAGAAGTTTATAACTTGTTTAAAGACCCCCACCATAACAAAAGACGTATGAACCTTATATTTCTATAGGGTTATTTTACAAACCCTCtcgtgaaattaaaattttcataaaaatttaattaaattgatttttgtaatttttttatttagaataaaaaatttatattttttaattaattttttttattatatacatttttagtttaaatttaaaaaataaagtatattattaaatatatatatatagtagcattagtaaaattttcaaaaatagaaaatattttctattttaaaaaatcaattttcttaaaaatgatataattttcatttgtttaaaaaaatattttttatttatcaattttttgtAAGTGGTCCAAATATTATAAATgtggaaaaaatattattttttcatgaAATGGAAGCTAAAATCATAAATGTTATCTTTATTTGACATGTGTAGTTATGCTAAAAGAACTCCTCATGTATTTTATATTTCTCCTTGATTTATTGATGTTTCCTTATGATccatctttatatatatatatatatatatacacgaaTTTTTTTAGTAAATGGTTGATCATTTTATTgttgatatttttaataattaataagtgatcgaaatttattttaattattatttttttaataatttaattgttaattttttttattatttattattttatatacatGTAAAATAGGATTTTGGAGAGGGATgagagaaatttaaaaaaaaataatttattttaatagttttattaattttttaattattttaataatttttcaatataaaattatttaatttgtcttttaaatttatttacatgaTCCAAATTCGTTTGATttgtcttttaaatttttttacacaGTCTAAATtcatttagttatttttaaaatttttaataaaaattaatttgcatTTATCTGCATAATTCAGATTCacttaatttatcttttaatttttttttctgaatttttgtgtttttatgttggattgttataattttaaaaatattttaaaaataaaaatttatttaattataaaaaataaaacatttaaatttttttcgtaaaaacaataacaaatcTTCAAATGCtagaatttaataatatttattaatcatatatgaataattaacctataaaatatttttaaattaaaaattattattatataattataaaaataattatattgtatattatttttaataaatatgctcgatttttataaattagtataatattaaaaataaaaaatacaataggGTTACagtgatttaattaataataaaatttatttatactattatttaaaataaatgtaaaaaaaataattctaaaacaataattaaaaaaattatattcaaaattattttattatataaaataataaaatatttttttatacaaatattgtttaaatttttgaaagtgCTTCTCTTAATTTGTTTTTGTccccttaatttttatttattcttacATTTcccctattttatttttaaaatttttccttAACCTGAATAATTTTAATCTGAatagttatatatatacatatatatatatattgtggaataatattaatttttaattataatttttaaatttttaatatatttaaatttggaGACTTAACATCtatctatatatatttataaaaataataaaaatttttaacatgTCGATTAAATTCAGTTTCAAGTAAatacaaatttttaaaatcgtcagattttatatttattgttttaagataattaattattttttaaatgaaaaaagattaaaaatatgatatattaacaaatttaataattgCCGTTCAACCACGGATAGAAATTATAGtttgttataaattttaatcCACCAAAAATTCTACAGTGAGGAATCGATTGTAGTAGATCACATCTCAAGCTTTCCATAAATAGTCATGGGCTTATATCCAATAAAATCATTTGACAGGGCCTCGCTCCCAGAGTTGAGCTCGTGCGAAATCAAACtgcaatttaaattcaatttttatttgtaaaaagtaatttgtatgaaaatattttttataaaaataatttttaatgaaaaattaaaaaaagttaattatttCCGGTGattagttaaaatattattttaaaaataattgaactaATAAACTtctaaattaaacttatttataTTAGGACGCTAATTCCTTCCTAAAATGTCTTATTGAATACCATATATAACAAATATAAGATTAAAAATAAAGGTTTGATGAACTCTCTGAAGGTTCTATGGGACTTTAGAAAAAcagtcttgtttttttttttctttttttaaaaaaaactcccGTTTTTATCTTTCTGTGATTTAATCCAATAATTTAGTCAatttttgaattgatttttagAGAAGTATGATCATGCTAATGTGGCATGCTTGGGTGGCATTTTTCATTATTAACGGTCAAATACATAATAAAATATCACTtaaagtttttctttttaaaataaaattcttctACCCCTCTTATTTAGTAAATTCTATTAGTTGGGTACAAACACATCAGGTGCATAAGAACATTTTTttgggaaatttttttttacacgcatccatatatatatatatatttatataataaataaattaaaaatcatattaatagttgGTGAAGCTTTtcgataagaaaaaaaaatctagttACATCAATAGTATATTTTAGATTGAAACACTGTccattcaaataaataaataaatagatgaagaattactatttaatttatataatatagaaaatcTTATTAactagtttttttaattttaaaaaatatattaaaatattattaaaatattaaaaaaatactaattaattttttttattaattttaactactaaatattaaaaaaaaatctaaaatactatTAGTTATTAGTTGAAtgaactaattaatttaatttttataaaattaagagatcaactaataatttttgttcatattataaaaattaaataataaaatacttaatatctaaaattaaagattttttaatattttaaagatattttaataaatttttaaaattaatagattaattaataagtttcaTTTAACTTGAAggactaaataattatttttttataaataaataaataaacaaaagcaCCCATGCTACTTAATGAGCACTCTAAAGTATTTTGTCAGAGAAATATGAgtgattttttattgattttaaattcaaaacattttaatctctaatttaataattttataataattcaatttaattaatttttcattaattctcttacttaaaataaaaaatttaattattttgattatttttaatttaaattaaaattatttataattttataagaattcatgTAAAATGAATTATTGCAAACGAATATATAATTTCAGTGAGGTTGAACTAATATCTTAAGGCAAAAGTAACATGTTTTGATgggaaaaagttaaaaataagtctaattaaattattttagttttatttaaggttaataaatttaatttaattttttaagttaaataaaTCTCTAGATTTTACCTTTAAgactaattaaattttgatgtaatataatattattttttaataattaaaatattaaaatttaatattttaaataatataaaaatttaaaaaatatagaaatagtaaataatttttaaaattataaaaatgaaattttattattaaaaaatattttattataaaaaataatattttatcaaatcataatttattttttttaaaatatatttatttacttaaaaaacTGAATTCAACTTATTAAAAGATTTAATTCAacttatttcaaaaaataacaaAAGTCATAGGAAGGCCTATAACAGAGATGAGCCCCATCCCCGAATGCAAATTGGGGCCGAACAATGATTTGGGCTCCAATTATAAGGGGTAGTTTTGTAATTACGTAACGATTTTTGAAATCGCGCAAGCTTCAAATCAAACAGTATATCCCGCCCAGAGCCGGCCAGAAGGCAGGAAGGGAGCGTGGTACATTCAAATCAAGCAATTCAAGCAACAGAAATGGAGAAGATCTGCGTAGCGGTTAGAGTGAGACCACCAGTGGCTGTGTCTCAAGAGATCTCCAATGGAAATCACTGGAGAGTCGAAGATAATCACATTTCTCTTCTCAAATCTGACGGCACACCTATCTCCGGCGTCACTTATGCTTTTGGTATGCCGTATTCAATTATCCCGTCCACTTATCTCTCCTTCTCGTCGGATTTGCTTAGGCTTCTTTTATAATCTggatatttttgaaatttaatttgtagATCATGTATTCGATGAAAGTTGCACGAATGCTAGAGTATATGAGCTTCTTACCAAAGATATCATTCACGCAGCTGTCGAGGGTTTCAACggtatgctttttttttttgtgggttAAATTTCATTTGGAGCCTCAATATAGATTCTGCTATGGCTTTGTAGTGTTTGGTGAAGTTATTTTAGATAATTGTTGAAGGACTAGAATTCTGATTTGTGATTATGTGAAGTGATTGGAATTGGTAGATTTATTAGAAACTGAGAAGTTCAGAATTCCGATATCGATTTTTGAGGTAATCCTTGAAATCCTTACAGGTACGGCATTTGCTTATGGACAGACAAGCAGTGGGAAGACGTTCACCATGAATGGTTCTGAAACTGATCCTGGAATTATTCATCGAGCAGTTAAAGATATATTTAACAAAATTCAGATGGTAACCTCTACTGCTATGGCTACTGTTCAAGCGTTTCTTATGTGCTTTAGAGAAATTATCCTTTTGACTTTTACCACTCTTGGAGCAGATGTCTGACAGGGAGTTTCTGATCCGGGTTTCCTATATGGAAATATATAATGAAGAAATTAATGATCTTTTTGCATTGGAGAATCAGAAATTGCAAATACATGAGAGTTTGGAGGTTAGATACTAACAAAAGCTGTGGCAATCTTTCATTATTTACACTAGAAtgtataattcaattaaaaagtttttttttttttgtttctagCGAGGGATTTTTGTTGCTGGCCTTAGGGAGGAAATTGTGAATAATGCAGAACAAGTGCTCGAGCTCATTGCAGCAGGGGAAGGTTTAAAATTCATATATGAATTATAGACCTCAAGTttctttgatgttccttctaaAACATAATAGTGCGTCTTTTATAATATTCTGAAATTTCTCAGTTAATCGTCACTTTGGGGAGACAAACATGAATGTTCGTAGTAGTCGGTCCCACACAATATTTAGAATGGTATTGCCTTTAATGTATTTTCGAAATCATATCCATATTGGACACCATTTCTCTGACAAATTTATTGGTATTTTGATAATATTGTCCTATATGCCAGGTAATTGAAAGCAAAGAGAAGGATAACAACTCATCTAATTATTCATGCGGTGATGCTATTCGAGTCTCTGTTTTGGTATGTATTATCTTCACATTGCCTTACTAAAGATTTTTATCAAATATGAACTTTTGCTTTCTATTTTAGACAGCAACAGAGTTGATCGGTATTTGATTCTTCAAAATTTATATGTTCCTTTTCTCTACGCGGAAAATAGAATTTGGTGGATTTAGCTGGATCAGAAAGGATTGCTAAAACTGGAGCTGGTGGAGTACGTCTGAAAGAAGGAAAGCACATAAACAAGAGTTTGATGGCTCTTGGTAATGTAATAAACAAATTAAGTGATAGTCCAAAGCAAAGGTAATTGTTTCTCTTGCTTTTGACATCTTAATCTGATAACAAAATCATGTCTTAGTTTGTTAAGTGAAAATTTCTGGGTGCATATCCCTAGTGGACATAGCTCTCttgatttattaaattatgaatGCAGGGGTCATATTCCTTATCGTGATAGCAAACTAACCCGTATACTGCAACCTGCTCTTGGAGGCAATGCCAAAACTTCAATTATATGCACGGTAGCCCCAGAAGAGGTAGCCTATACATTGTTAAAATTCCTTCTATTTTttcacattataaaaaaaaaagttatattatGTTGTTCTCCCTCATCATCTTTTAAAATTGTCCAGCATTTTGGGTGATTTGTCTTCTAGGTTCACGTAGATGAAACAAAAGGAACCCTCCAATTTGCTAGCCGAGCCAAGCGCATCACCAATTGTGCCCAAGTGAATGAGGTATGTATGTTGCTTTGTATGACAGATTGACCAGTTTAACACATTGACTGTATTGTAGATTTTTTAGAGTCAAAATTCAAAATGATGAACATTTGGATTTGGGATTGTGcctcaattttttttctcaaacatGGAATAAATGTAtacaatttttatttgtttacttCTCTTAACTTTTATGACAATGCATAATAACTTGATTGCTTAAATATACCACTTAAGGGCTTCGTTCTATACAGCAGTTTGTTTTATTCGTTTCTATAGATCCTTCCATTTGAAATGGACATGGCAGCTAATCAATAATGAAACTTTTTTCAGATTTTGACAGATGCAGCCTTATTGAAACGGCAGAAATTAGAGATAGAAGAGCTACGCAAAAAACTAGAGGTAATGGTTATGAGAGGAGAGAGGTTAACTGTACCTGATAGACGCCTAACAGCAATTTTCAATGTTTTCATACTCATTTTTAGGGATCTCGGGCtgaagttctggagcaagaaaTCTTAAAATTGCGAAATGACATGCTGAAGGTAGCCTTTGATctgatttgaaaaatttatcATGAATTTATTAATTCTGATGGTACATTAGTTTCCTCTCATGCATATTCTGTTCATTACTGGTTTACAGTATGAAGCAGATCGGGAGAAACTTGAAATGCAGCTGGAGGAAGAGAGGAAGTCACACAAGGAGCGTGATCAACGCATCAGGGAGCAGCAGATGAGAATTGACAATCTCAGCAGTCTAGTCACTTTCCCAGAGCATGATAGGAACAGTGTCCAGGTATAATTCGAGTGAGGCAAAGTCTTAATGTATGTTACTTTGACTGATAAacattttttttgtttatgGACATTGGTAAATAAAAGACAGTACATAATCTTCAGTCAAATAGCATTTTGAGAGAACTAAACCTTCTATGGATCAGTGTTGTTACTGTTGTTTGTACATTAATGAAGATGAACtttcttcacaatgacacataAGAACCATGGTATGCGATTTTGATCAATCATCTGAAGAATGTTTTGACTATATGTCCTTGATTCAGGGCTAGCTGAATCTGGGCACATGTATTCTACAAATATGTAAACTCAAATTCGTATTGTGTTACCGTTTTATACTCAAGTTTTTCAAGAAAAAAGATTTATGGAGCAATGATATTCTATTCCATTTAAATCCATTATTTATGCGCTGTGTATCTTTCTATACAATATCAACGTGTTTGACAAAAATTTCTTTCGTGTGAATAAAATAATCACTGGTAGGG
The sequence above is a segment of the Manihot esculenta cultivar AM560-2 chromosome 5, M.esculenta_v8, whole genome shotgun sequence genome. Coding sequences within it:
- the LOC110614941 gene encoding kinesin-like protein KIN-7N isoform X2, with amino-acid sequence MEKICVAVRVRPPVAVSQEISNGNHWRVEDNHISLLKSDGTPISGVTYAFDHVFDESCTNARVYELLTKDIIHAAVEGFNGTAFAYGQTSSGKTFTMNGSETDPGIIHRAVKDIFNKIQMMSDREFLIRVSYMEIYNEEINDLFALENQKLQIHESLERGIFVAGLREEIVNNAEQVLELIAAGEVNRHFGETNMNVRSSRSHTIFRMVIESKEKDNNSSNYSCGDAIRVSVLNLVDLAGSERIAKTGAGGVRLKEGKHINKSLMALGNVINKLSDSPKQRGHIPYRDSKLTRILQPALGGNAKTSIICTVAPEEVHVDETKGTLQFASRAKRITNCAQVNEILTDAALLKRQKLEIEELRKKLEGSRAEVLEQEILKLRNDMLKYEADREKLEMQLEEERKSHKERDQRIREQQMRIDNLSSLVTFPEHDRNSVQNSGSQFSKEEINDSSSKEDVFRTPSFKAAPNAFVAKRSNYSRRTDYSPLPDTLSNVADEETWLKMNKGYIADLDSIQMTPARKVQSFPLSDMTPGLSSDDYRQEVENLRRQLELITEEKNELEQKLSDQSLLNDHLKEEISELKQEASVIGEIPQRLCKSVANCKEIFKDILLTLQSFVPDGEYSTTKLLSSTSEIGISLLSNLESYLLVDKDNHDSFPRNDSLVQEHCKVLSESIRGTITSLVASEKLAIQNKEVENTICSCDYKDSTLEGETTSKDKLSYELDSIKEKYNDLEKKLDLNNQLLEVSREKYTSLERKLQLLKGERDSLLETVSESSQKLALVKDQKENVLKDLNSEVRRRKDLEEQIKQFSVAFASRQRSFTSFQSEFKSKIEKLRSLDTVSASKSLGC
- the LOC110614941 gene encoding kinesin-like protein KIN-7N isoform X3, encoding MEKICVAVRVRPPVAVSQEISNGNHWRVEDNHISLLKSDGTPISGVTYAFDHVFDESCTNARVYELLTKDIIHAAVEGFNGTAFAYGQTSSGKTFTMNGSETDPGIIHRAVKDIFNKIQMMSDREFLIRVSYMEIYNEEINDLFALENQKLQIHESLERGIFVAGLREEIVNNAEQVLELIAAGEVNRHFGETNMNVRSSRSHTIFRMVIESKEKDNNSSNYSCGDAIRVSVLNLVDLAGSERIAKTGAGGVRLKEGKHINKSLMALGNVINKLSDSPKQRGHIPYRDSKLTRILQPALGGNAKTSIICTVAPEEVHVDETKGTLQFASRAKRITNCAQVNEILTDAALLKRQKLEIEELRKKLEGSRAEVLEQEILKLRNDMLKYEADREKLEMQLEEERKSHKERDQRIREQQMRIDNLSSLVTFPEHDRNSVQGQNSGSQFSKEEINDSSSKEDVFRTPSFKAAPNAFVAKRSNYSRRTDYSPLPDTLSNVADEETWLKMNKGYIADLDSIQMTPARKVQSFPLSDMTPGLSSDDYRQEVENLRRQLELITEEKNELEEEISELKQEASVIGEIPQRLCKSVANCKEIFKDILLTLQSFVPDGEYSTTKLLSSTSEIGISLLSNLESYLLVDKDNHDSFPRNDSLVQEHCKVLSESIRGTITSLVASEKLAIQNKEVENTICSCDYKDSTLEGETTSKDKLSYELDSIKEKYNDLEKKLDLNNQLLEVSREKYTSLERKLQLLKGERDSLLETVSESSQKLALVKDQKENVLKDLNSEVRRRKDLEEQIKQFSVAFASRQRSFTSFQSEFKSKIEKLRSLDTVSASKSLGC
- the LOC110614941 gene encoding kinesin-like protein KIN-7N isoform X1, with the protein product MEKICVAVRVRPPVAVSQEISNGNHWRVEDNHISLLKSDGTPISGVTYAFDHVFDESCTNARVYELLTKDIIHAAVEGFNGTAFAYGQTSSGKTFTMNGSETDPGIIHRAVKDIFNKIQMMSDREFLIRVSYMEIYNEEINDLFALENQKLQIHESLERGIFVAGLREEIVNNAEQVLELIAAGEVNRHFGETNMNVRSSRSHTIFRMVIESKEKDNNSSNYSCGDAIRVSVLNLVDLAGSERIAKTGAGGVRLKEGKHINKSLMALGNVINKLSDSPKQRGHIPYRDSKLTRILQPALGGNAKTSIICTVAPEEVHVDETKGTLQFASRAKRITNCAQVNEILTDAALLKRQKLEIEELRKKLEGSRAEVLEQEILKLRNDMLKYEADREKLEMQLEEERKSHKERDQRIREQQMRIDNLSSLVTFPEHDRNSVQGQNSGSQFSKEEINDSSSKEDVFRTPSFKAAPNAFVAKRSNYSRRTDYSPLPDTLSNVADEETWLKMNKGYIADLDSIQMTPARKVQSFPLSDMTPGLSSDDYRQEVENLRRQLELITEEKNELEQKLSDQSLLNDHLKEEISELKQEASVIGEIPQRLCKSVANCKEIFKDILLTLQSFVPDGEYSTTKLLSSTSEIGISLLSNLESYLLVDKDNHDSFPRNDSLVQEHCKVLSESIRGTITSLVASEKLAIQNKEVENTICSCDYKDSTLEGETTSKDKLSYELDSIKEKYNDLEKKLDLNNQLLEVSREKYTSLERKLQLLKGERDSLLETVSESSQKLALVKDQKENVLKDLNSEVRRRKDLEEQIKQFSVAFASRQRSFTSFQSEFKSKIEKLRSLDTVSASKSLGC